The Rhodospirillaceae bacterium DNA window CAATGAATTTTGCACCACTATGCTTGGCTTTTTGAAGGAAGACGTTCCCAAAAACTGGGGCGGTTTATGCGACGATGTATCAGATAATTTCCGCATCATATCGCCCAAGGGGTTTCGGGTTCTGACGTGAACGGGGTATAATATTAAAAATTACCCGCAAAACCAGCGTTCAAATTGGATACTTTTCACATAATTTTGATGTCCGCCCTTAAGGGAGGTGAACTGACCAGTTTCAGATGGTCTTAAAAATACGCGCTGTTGACCCGATGTGGTCAATAAAAGAACTTTGGCAGGTTATCTGGCTTGTTCAACGGCCTTTTCAACGGCATCTGTTTTGCCTTTTGTATATTGCAAAATTTTAGTGTCCTCACTGAGAATGTGATCAAAGAACCAATCACGAAGAAACTTGTGAAGGTGCTTGAGGATAGTTGGGTCATGGTCATGGTCATTGCGCCATTGCGCCGCCAAATCCTTCACCTTCGCTGCAATGGATAAATGAATATTTTGATGTTGCTCGAACGCGGGGTACAGGCAGGATTTCATGACCGCCTCCTCCCGCTTGAAATGGTACTGGGTGTAGTTGATCAGTTCCTCAACGACCATGTCTATTTCATCTGCCTTAACCGTATTGCTTCGGACCTTGTTCAATAGCGAGATAAGCACCTGATGATCCTTGTCGATGGCATCGACGCCGACGCGCATGGAATCGGTCCAGATCAGGACATCCTCGTTCGAGGCCAGGGGCAATTCTATCCAGAAGGTGCTGCCGACATCCTTTTTGCTTTCAAAGCCAATACATCCGGCCATCCGTTCCAGCAGTAATTGAGCCACCGTCAAGCCAATGCCAGTGCCTTCCTGGGCTATCAGCGGGTTCGAGCCAAGACGATGAAAGACATTGAAAATACTCTCGCTGTCTTCTGCGGCAATACCGACACCCGTATCTGTTACCGAAATGCGGAGAAATTGATCATCGGTTGTTTGACCCTCGATGGTAACGGTTCCCCTTTCGTTGTTGAATTTTACGGCATTTGAGAGAAGGTTGATCAGCACCTGTTTCAGGCGGGTGTTGTCGGTTTGAAGGCGGACGACCGGTCCATCGCTAAACTGATCAATGATTTTAACGTGTTTTCCATTGTCAATGGGGTCCAGCATGTTGACACAATTTGCAACGACGTCATTGGCGCTTATGTCCTCGATAAATAAATCAAAACGATCGGCCTCAATGCGGGCGAGATCGAGAATCTCGTTGACCAGATCAAGAAGAAGATTGCCGCCTTCCATGATTGATTCGACATGTTTATTCTGCCCTTGGGTCAGTGGATGCTTCGCATCAAGTTGCAACATTTGAGAAAAACCGAGAACCGCATTAAGCGGCGTGCGTAACTCATGGCTCATGGAAGCAAGGAATTCGGACTTGGCTTCGCTGGCCCGTTCAGCATTTACCAAGGCATTGCGGAGGTCTTCCTGAATGGCGTATTCCTCGGTTACGTCACGGAACACCAGTACGACGCCGGTAATCTCACCTGAATCACTTAAAATTGGCGCTGCAGAATCGGCGATCTGATATTCATCTCCGCCTTTTGAAAGCAGGATTGTCTGATGCGTCATGCCGACAACAATTCCGTTTTCGAGAACTTTGTCGACCGGGCTGAGAGCAGGCTCTCTTGTACTGGCCTGAACGACATTGAAAATTTCTTTCAGCGGCCTGGATATCGCTTCGGCCGACTTCCATCCGGTCAGGTTTTCCGCAATGGGGTTAATGTGGGAAACCTTGCCGAAAATGTCGGTCGAAATCACGGCCTCACCAATCGAGTTGAGGGTTGTGCGCTGACGCTCCTCACTCTCCGTCAGTTTTTTTTCCGATGTATTTTTTTGTTGGATATAAAACAAGCCAAAGACCAAAAATAAGAGCGACACAACCCCGGCTGTAAGACCGGCAATCATCCCGACGTCACCCTTGGTGAACAACAAGATCCGCGTGGTTTCCCATTTATTAAATATTTGAAGGATTGTTCCTTCTTTTTGCAGTTGCGCGATTGCCTTGTTAAGGGTTTCAAACAACGCGGCGTTTTCTTTATTTAAGGCGAAGCCCGCCGGCGTGCTGGAAAGGGATATAGGCAGGGCCGCCACATTCGTTATTTTATTCTGATAGATGGCCTGGTTGCCGGTCCGGCGCGTCGTAATCATGGCGTCAATTGTCGACTGCTGGACAAGTGTCATGGCCGCCGCTGAACCCTGAACAGTTACTGTATCGGCCTTCGGAAACCATTTATACGCAAGGCCCTTGGAGACCCCCTTTCCAAATACCCCGATGCGAACACCTTCAAGATTTGGCCATTCCGCCGGATGGACTTCATTTTCCCGGGCAAAAACGGTGAAAGTCAAATCGAACAACGGCGTTGGAAAATTAAACTGTTGCATACGCTCCGGCGACAGCGATAGCGGCATCACCGCATCAGCTTCCCCGTCGAGCACCATTCTCCTGG harbors:
- a CDS encoding bacteriohemerythrin, with translation MGPDDARPYLYSEGKEHAGIMVDIVREISALIERPIKMQLLDFREARRMVLDGEADAVMPLSLSPERMQQFNFPTPLFDLTFTVFARENEVHPAEWPNLEGVRIGVFGKGVSKGLAYKWFPKADTVTVQGSAAAMTLVQQSTIDAMITTRRTGNQAIYQNKITNVAALPISLSSTPAGFALNKENAALFETLNKAIAQLQKEGTILQIFNKWETTRILLFTKGDVGMIAGLTAGVVSLLFLVFGLFYIQQKNTSEKKLTESEERQRTTLNSIGEAVISTDIFGKVSHINPIAENLTGWKSAEAISRPLKEIFNVVQASTREPALSPVDKVLENGIVVGMTHQTILLSKGGDEYQIADSAAPILSDSGEITGVVLVFRDVTEEYAIQEDLRNALVNAERASEAKSEFLASMSHELRTPLNAVLGFSQMLQLDAKHPLTQGQNKHVESIMEGGNLLLDLVNEILDLARIEADRFDLFIEDISANDVVANCVNMLDPIDNGKHVKIIDQFSDGPVVRLQTDNTRLKQVLINLLSNAVKFNNERGTVTIEGQTTDDQFLRISVTDTGVGIAAEDSESIFNVFHRLGSNPLIAQEGTGIGLTVAQLLLERMAGCIGFESKKDVGSTFWIELPLASNEDVLIWTDSMRVGVDAIDKDHQVLISLLNKVRSNTVKADEIDMVVEELINYTQYHFKREEAVMKSCLYPAFEQHQNIHLSIAAKVKDLAAQWRNDHDHDPTILKHLHKFLRDWFFDHILSEDTKILQYTKGKTDAVEKAVEQAR